In Arthrobacter sp. CDRTa11, one DNA window encodes the following:
- the pepN gene encoding aminopeptidase N: MPLENLQRAEAAERSALITTHSYDISLDVRQAENPDVAGYPSRSVINFSAAEPGGSTFLDFIGSDVHSVFLNGKGLPVAQVVDGSRIRLDNLQAENQVTVTGTALYSRSGEGMHRFVDPADGQCYLYTQYEPADARRVFANFEQPDLKAEFTFHVMAPSGWEVTSNGAETARTQLTSDPATSRWDFAPTKPISTYITSILAGPYFKAEDRWQATLDDGTQLDVPLALYCRASMAESFDAAELFKLTKNGLEFFNRLFDYPYPWGKYDQAFVPEYNLGAMENPGLVTFTESYVFTSRATDSQYQARANTLMHEMAHMWFGDLVTMQWWDDLWLKESFADYMGTLGVDRATGWDTAWVDFANKRKAWAYVQDQLPTTHPIVADIPDLEAAKQNFDGITYAKGASVLKQLVAYVGFEAFIAGSRQYFRDHAYGNTTLADLLEALSASSGRDLAGWAAQWLQTSGISTLSVETGAHDGVLGTVAIVQDAEDPVSGRQEFRPHRLRLGFYDFATDGALVRTESVETDVAGARTELPELTGRPEPALLLLNDDDLSYAKVRLDPLSEATVLESLDRITDPMARALCWTALWNSARDGESPATRYIEAVQAFGPSETGIGVLLNILDNASTAVERYVPLHERDAVRAAFLTAVNTRLESAAPGSDHQLAWARTLAAVSRHDAAFLSTLRGLLDGTAVVEGLAVDAELRWNIWHALAANGEATQALLDEELARDTTASGRAGHATALAARPDPEVKKSAWDAAVHGTELSNQLLSATITGFSTAPSALLEPYVEPYFECLRGVWEDWSIEIASRIVRGLFPLAQDMPLDGSRPDQHPVVIRTDEWLDGNADAPPALRRIVIEQRSHLLRALTAQAADVHSPEPLPYPAAQ, encoded by the coding sequence GTGCCACTTGAGAATCTGCAGCGCGCCGAAGCCGCCGAACGTTCAGCCCTGATCACCACCCACAGCTACGACATTTCCCTGGACGTGCGGCAGGCGGAGAACCCTGACGTGGCAGGGTATCCAAGCCGCAGTGTCATCAACTTCTCTGCGGCGGAGCCAGGCGGTTCCACCTTCCTGGACTTCATTGGCAGCGATGTGCACAGCGTTTTCCTCAACGGCAAAGGGTTGCCCGTGGCCCAGGTGGTGGACGGTTCCCGGATCCGGCTGGACAACCTGCAGGCAGAGAACCAGGTGACAGTGACCGGCACGGCCCTCTACAGCCGCTCCGGCGAAGGGATGCACCGCTTTGTTGATCCGGCCGACGGCCAGTGCTACCTGTACACCCAGTACGAACCGGCGGATGCCCGGCGCGTGTTTGCCAATTTTGAGCAGCCCGACCTCAAAGCCGAATTCACGTTCCACGTCATGGCGCCTTCCGGGTGGGAGGTGACCTCCAACGGTGCGGAGACGGCCCGAACCCAGCTCACCAGTGATCCCGCCACGAGCCGCTGGGATTTCGCACCCACCAAACCAATATCCACCTACATCACCTCCATCCTTGCCGGTCCGTACTTCAAAGCGGAGGACAGGTGGCAGGCAACGCTGGATGACGGTACCCAACTGGATGTTCCCCTGGCTCTATACTGCCGGGCGTCCATGGCGGAGTCCTTTGATGCTGCCGAGCTGTTCAAGCTGACCAAGAATGGGCTGGAGTTCTTCAACCGGCTCTTCGACTACCCCTATCCCTGGGGAAAGTACGATCAGGCCTTTGTCCCGGAGTACAACCTGGGCGCCATGGAAAACCCCGGGCTGGTGACGTTCACCGAAAGCTACGTTTTCACCTCACGCGCCACCGATTCCCAGTACCAGGCCCGGGCCAACACCCTGATGCACGAGATGGCCCACATGTGGTTCGGTGACCTGGTGACCATGCAGTGGTGGGACGACCTGTGGCTCAAGGAATCCTTCGCCGACTACATGGGGACACTTGGCGTGGACCGGGCCACCGGCTGGGACACCGCCTGGGTGGACTTTGCGAACAAACGGAAGGCGTGGGCCTACGTCCAGGACCAGCTGCCCACAACGCATCCGATCGTGGCCGACATCCCGGACCTGGAGGCGGCCAAGCAGAACTTTGACGGCATCACCTACGCCAAGGGCGCCTCGGTGCTCAAGCAATTGGTGGCCTACGTGGGCTTTGAAGCCTTCATCGCAGGTTCCCGGCAGTACTTCCGGGACCACGCATACGGCAACACGACGCTCGCGGACCTGCTGGAGGCGCTCAGTGCTTCCTCCGGCCGTGACCTGGCCGGGTGGGCAGCGCAGTGGCTGCAGACTTCAGGCATCTCCACCCTGTCCGTGGAGACCGGGGCGCACGACGGCGTCCTCGGCACAGTGGCCATCGTCCAGGACGCTGAGGACCCCGTCAGCGGACGCCAGGAATTCCGCCCGCACCGGCTCCGGCTGGGATTCTACGACTTCGCCACGGACGGCGCCCTGGTCCGGACAGAAAGTGTGGAAACGGATGTTGCCGGTGCCCGGACGGAACTACCAGAGCTTACGGGCCGCCCGGAACCTGCCCTCCTGCTGCTCAACGACGATGACCTCAGCTATGCCAAGGTACGGCTGGATCCGTTGTCTGAGGCCACCGTGCTGGAGTCGCTTGACCGAATCACGGATCCGATGGCCCGTGCACTCTGCTGGACAGCGCTGTGGAACTCTGCGCGCGACGGTGAAAGCCCTGCGACCCGGTACATTGAGGCCGTCCAGGCCTTCGGGCCTTCCGAAACGGGGATTGGCGTCCTGCTGAACATCCTCGACAACGCCTCGACCGCCGTCGAACGCTATGTTCCTCTGCACGAAAGGGACGCCGTCCGGGCAGCCTTCCTCACGGCAGTCAACACGCGGCTGGAAAGTGCCGCACCGGGTTCGGACCACCAGCTTGCATGGGCCCGCACCCTCGCGGCCGTCAGCCGCCATGACGCGGCCTTCCTTTCCACGCTCAGGGGCCTTCTGGATGGAACGGCTGTGGTGGAGGGCCTTGCAGTGGACGCAGAGCTGCGGTGGAACATCTGGCACGCCCTGGCGGCCAACGGAGAGGCAACACAGGCCTTGCTTGACGAGGAATTGGCCCGGGACACCACAGCCTCAGGCCGTGCCGGCCACGCGACGGCGCTCGCCGCCCGCCCCGATCCCGAGGTCAAGAAGTCTGCCTGGGACGCCGCCGTGCACGGAACGGAACTGTCCAACCAGCTCCTCAGCGCCACCATCACGGGCTTCAGTACTGCGCCTTCAGCCCTCCTGGAGCCCTATGTGGAGCCCTATTTCGAGTGCCTTCGCGGCGTGTGGGAAGACTGGAGCATCGAAATCGCCAGCCGGATCGTCCGGGGACTGTTTCCCCTGGCCCAGGATATGCCGCTGGACGGGAGCCGCCCCGACCAGCATCCGGTGGTGATCCGCACTGACGAGTGGCTGGACGGGAATGCGGACGCTCCGCCTGCCCTCCGGCGGATTGTCATCGAGCAGCGCAGCCACCTGCTCCGGGCGCTCACCGCGCAGGCCGCCGACGTGCATTCACCTGAGCCTTTGCCGTACCCCGCTGCGCAGTGA
- a CDS encoding YeiH family protein, translating into MNRSRRDSRKGPGTRQPGLPHAPADRLLPGLLTAALSLAAVFTVHALVPVLPAMTLAVVLGLLAANLPGTAVWIAGRARPGLDFAGKHFMRGGIVLLGLKVSIMDILGLGWLAMVLIAGVVLVSFWGTYLIARLFRLPTETSLLVATGFSICGASAIGAMAAVRRIRHVDTVLPVALVTLCGTLAIGVLPLLVHPLALSPLAFGAWTGASVHDVGQVVATAQTAGTAALGIAVVVKLTRVLLLAPVVAVAGLQQRVSTGRLRRSAGAQNPSGSAAAGPVSPELALPPIVPLFVVGFVAMVALRSSGWLTPGWLEAGAGLQDILLGAALFGLGSAVRIRTLLHTGGRALLAALAAWLLIALLGLGAALLMTG; encoded by the coding sequence ATGAACAGAAGCCGGCGCGACTCCCGAAAGGGGCCGGGCACCAGACAGCCGGGACTGCCGCACGCCCCTGCTGACCGTCTCCTGCCGGGCCTGCTGACCGCTGCCCTTTCCCTGGCAGCCGTCTTCACTGTCCATGCCCTGGTGCCTGTCCTCCCCGCCATGACCCTGGCCGTTGTCCTGGGCCTCCTCGCCGCCAACCTGCCCGGCACCGCGGTCTGGATCGCCGGCCGGGCCAGGCCGGGCCTTGACTTCGCCGGAAAACACTTCATGCGCGGCGGGATCGTCCTGCTGGGGCTCAAGGTCAGCATCATGGACATCCTGGGCCTGGGCTGGTTGGCCATGGTCCTGATCGCCGGCGTGGTGCTGGTGAGTTTCTGGGGCACCTACCTGATAGCCCGCCTCTTCCGGCTGCCGACCGAGACATCACTGCTGGTTGCCACCGGCTTTTCAATCTGCGGAGCCTCGGCAATCGGTGCCATGGCCGCCGTCCGACGGATCCGGCATGTGGACACCGTCCTTCCGGTGGCGCTGGTGACGCTGTGCGGAACACTCGCCATCGGGGTGCTGCCGCTGCTGGTGCACCCGCTGGCCCTGTCTCCCCTCGCCTTCGGCGCCTGGACAGGGGCCTCCGTGCACGACGTCGGCCAGGTGGTGGCCACGGCGCAGACTGCCGGCACAGCGGCCCTTGGCATCGCCGTCGTGGTCAAACTCACCAGGGTGCTGCTGCTGGCGCCTGTGGTGGCCGTGGCAGGACTGCAGCAGAGAGTGAGCACGGGGAGGCTGCGCCGAAGCGCCGGCGCGCAGAACCCGTCCGGGAGTGCCGCGGCCGGGCCGGTGTCACCGGAACTCGCCCTGCCGCCTATAGTGCCCCTGTTCGTGGTGGGGTTCGTGGCCATGGTGGCGCTTCGCTCGAGCGGCTGGCTGACCCCCGGCTGGCTCGAGGCCGGGGCGGGACTGCAGGACATCCTCCTGGGCGCGGCGCTGTTCGGGCTGGGCTCTGCGGTGCGGATCCGAACGCTGCTGCACACCGGTGGCCGGGCGTTGCTCGCAGCGCTTGCCGCGTGGCTCCTGATCGCGCTGCTGGGCCTCGGGGCTGCGCTGCTGATGACAGGCTAG
- a CDS encoding circularly permuted type 2 ATP-grasp protein, translating to MSDLFQDYSEAAGRTGAYDEMFTPGQEPRDSYGQVADALQKLSLADVSARADSMARTFLDRGVTFDFAGEERPFPLDIVPRVIPADEWDVLEGGVAQRVRALEAFLDDVYDKMNVVADGVIPRQLVTTSAHFHRQVQGFEPAGGVRVHISGIDVVRDAAGTFRVLEDNVRVPSGVSYVLENRRAMAKGLPEAFGQQLIRPVEEYPRRLLSALRKTAPSGVDDPTVVVLTPGVFNSAYFEHTLLAGLMGVELVEGRDLICRGNRVYMRTTAGEQRVDVIYKRIDDEFLDPLQFRSDSMLGCPGLVNAARAGGVTIANAVGNGVADDKLVYSYVPDLIRYYLNEEPVIANVDTFRLEEKEAREYVLDNLAELVVKPVDGSGGKGLVIGPDASRDELDALRKRVIADPRGWIAQPVLQLSTVPTLSGDKFGPRHVDLRPFAVNDGDNVWVLPGGLTRVALKEGSLIVNSSQGGGSKDTWVLAGSPQVPVETIPRPSITIRERVSVWPVESNWRDRQSEQQQ from the coding sequence ATGTCAGACCTATTCCAGGATTACTCCGAGGCCGCCGGGAGAACCGGCGCCTACGACGAGATGTTCACCCCCGGCCAGGAACCCCGTGACTCCTACGGCCAGGTGGCGGATGCCCTGCAGAAGCTGTCCCTCGCCGACGTCAGCGCGCGGGCCGATTCCATGGCGCGGACGTTCCTGGACCGCGGTGTGACCTTCGACTTCGCGGGGGAGGAGCGGCCGTTCCCGCTGGACATCGTTCCCCGCGTAATTCCGGCTGACGAATGGGACGTGCTGGAGGGCGGCGTAGCCCAGCGGGTCCGGGCCCTCGAAGCCTTCCTTGATGACGTTTACGACAAGATGAACGTGGTGGCCGACGGCGTGATTCCCCGCCAGCTGGTCACCACCAGCGCCCACTTCCACCGCCAGGTGCAGGGTTTTGAGCCGGCCGGCGGGGTTCGGGTTCACATCTCGGGCATCGACGTCGTCCGCGATGCCGCCGGCACGTTCCGTGTCCTCGAGGACAACGTCCGGGTCCCCTCCGGCGTGAGCTACGTCCTGGAAAACCGCCGCGCCATGGCCAAGGGCCTGCCGGAGGCGTTCGGCCAGCAACTCATCCGGCCCGTGGAGGAGTACCCCCGCCGGCTGCTGTCCGCCCTGCGAAAGACCGCCCCGTCCGGCGTCGACGATCCTACCGTGGTGGTCCTCACTCCCGGTGTCTTCAACAGCGCCTACTTTGAGCACACCCTCCTGGCCGGCCTGATGGGCGTGGAGCTGGTGGAGGGGCGTGACCTTATCTGCCGCGGCAACCGCGTCTACATGCGTACCACCGCCGGCGAGCAGCGCGTGGACGTGATCTACAAACGGATCGACGACGAATTCCTGGACCCGCTGCAGTTCCGCTCCGATTCCATGCTTGGCTGCCCTGGCCTGGTCAATGCTGCCCGCGCGGGCGGCGTGACCATCGCCAACGCCGTGGGCAACGGAGTGGCAGACGACAAGCTTGTGTACAGCTACGTCCCGGACCTGATCCGCTACTACCTGAACGAGGAACCTGTCATCGCGAACGTTGACACGTTCCGGCTGGAGGAAAAGGAAGCCCGCGAGTACGTCCTGGACAACCTCGCGGAGCTTGTTGTCAAGCCGGTGGACGGGTCCGGCGGCAAGGGCCTGGTGATCGGGCCTGACGCCTCACGGGACGAGCTCGATGCCCTCCGCAAGCGGGTCATCGCCGATCCCCGCGGCTGGATCGCGCAGCCGGTGCTCCAGCTGTCCACCGTGCCTACCCTGAGCGGAGACAAGTTCGGTCCCCGCCACGTGGATCTTCGCCCCTTCGCGGTCAACGACGGCGACAACGTCTGGGTCCTGCCCGGCGGACTCACCAGGGTGGCGCTGAAAGAGGGTTCGCTGATCGTCAACTCCAGCCAGGGCGGCGGATCCAAGGACACCTGGGTCCTGGCCGGTTCACCCCAGGTCCCCGTCGAAACCATTCCGCGGCCGTCCATCACCATCCGGGAGCGTGTCTCCGTCTGGCCAGTGGAGAGCAATTGGCGCGACCGCCAGTCGGAGCAGCAGCAGTGA
- a CDS encoding alpha-E domain-containing protein, translating into MLSRIAESLFWIGRYVERADGTARILDVHLERLNHLPMDERRSVAQELLAVMGARPDSADFGLPELLHALAYDKTSATSIAGSLGAARENARRARETVSSGLWESLNTTYYGLSQHRKDVVGTYRFCNWTLERTAMVSGLADTTVSHDESWLFLVLGRSLERADMTARMLSTRDVLSAGMSWVNMLRCAGAYESFLRTRRAAFGDQHAAEFLLLDRLFPRSIVYALRDADECLAKLDPSAQRVGFINDARRIVGQARTFLEFHRTDDLMSELPEHMERVQKAVSQASDAISRKYFNQADELAWVGEVS; encoded by the coding sequence ATGCTTAGCCGTATTGCTGAGTCCCTTTTTTGGATCGGACGCTATGTCGAGCGGGCGGACGGTACGGCCCGGATCCTGGATGTGCACCTCGAACGCCTGAACCACCTTCCCATGGACGAACGACGCAGTGTCGCGCAGGAACTCCTCGCTGTGATGGGCGCCCGGCCCGACAGCGCCGACTTCGGACTGCCGGAGCTGCTCCATGCCCTGGCTTATGACAAGACAAGCGCGACGTCCATTGCAGGTTCCCTCGGCGCTGCCCGCGAGAATGCCCGGCGCGCCCGCGAAACAGTGTCGTCCGGCCTGTGGGAAAGCCTCAACACCACCTACTACGGGCTTAGCCAGCACCGTAAGGACGTTGTGGGTACATACCGTTTCTGCAACTGGACACTGGAACGGACCGCCATGGTCAGCGGACTGGCAGACACCACTGTCAGCCATGATGAAAGCTGGCTCTTCCTGGTGCTTGGCCGTTCCCTGGAGCGGGCGGACATGACGGCACGCATGCTCTCCACCCGGGATGTGCTCTCCGCAGGAATGTCCTGGGTCAACATGCTGCGCTGTGCCGGAGCCTACGAATCGTTCCTGCGGACCCGCCGCGCCGCGTTCGGGGACCAGCACGCCGCCGAGTTCCTGCTGCTGGACCGCCTGTTTCCGCGTTCCATCGTCTATGCCCTGCGGGACGCCGACGAATGCCTGGCCAAACTGGACCCCTCGGCCCAGCGCGTGGGCTTCATCAACGACGCCCGCCGCATCGTGGGCCAGGCCAGGACCTTCCTGGAATTCCACCGGACGGATGACCTGATGTCCGAACTGCCCGAGCACATGGAACGCGTGCAGAAGGCCGTTTCGCAGGCCTCCGACGCCATATCCCGTAAGTACTTCAATCAGGCGGACGAACTGGCCTGGGTGGGAGAAGTTTCATGA
- a CDS encoding transglutaminase family protein, which yields MTRLNIIHRTAYKYNKRVTLSYNEARVTPLTDPQQVVLESVLKVSPSQAAVSSYRDYWGTRVTAFDMQMPHDHLEVVSNSTVEVHRAERIPSDADIAGWDVLSSTETLNTYSDWLPQSQLSGPGAEVLGIIPEVAAGKNPHEAALAIFEWMRGEMTYVSGSTAVTTNAEEAWGQRQGVCQDLAHLAIGALRSCGIPARYVSGYLHPRSTADIGETVAGQSHAWLEWWDGQWRSWDPTNHKPAGDYHVTVAKGRDYRDVPPLKGILSGGGGSALSVSVEITRLA from the coding sequence ATGACCCGGCTAAACATCATCCACAGGACCGCGTACAAGTACAACAAGCGGGTCACCCTGTCCTACAACGAGGCCCGGGTGACGCCCCTGACGGACCCCCAGCAGGTGGTCCTCGAATCGGTGCTCAAGGTCTCGCCGTCGCAGGCGGCCGTGAGCAGCTACCGGGACTACTGGGGCACCAGGGTCACAGCCTTTGACATGCAGATGCCGCATGACCACCTTGAGGTGGTTTCCAACAGCACGGTTGAGGTGCACCGCGCGGAAAGGATTCCGTCCGACGCCGACATTGCCGGCTGGGACGTGCTGTCCTCCACGGAGACGCTGAACACGTACAGCGACTGGCTCCCGCAGTCTCAGCTGAGCGGCCCGGGCGCCGAGGTGTTGGGGATCATTCCGGAAGTGGCGGCCGGCAAGAACCCGCATGAGGCGGCCCTGGCCATCTTTGAATGGATGCGCGGCGAAATGACCTATGTGTCAGGCTCCACCGCCGTCACCACCAATGCTGAAGAGGCGTGGGGGCAGCGGCAGGGAGTTTGCCAGGACCTCGCCCACCTTGCCATTGGGGCCTTGCGCAGTTGCGGCATACCGGCGCGTTACGTTTCCGGTTACCTGCATCCGCGGTCGACGGCGGACATTGGCGAAACGGTTGCCGGCCAGTCGCATGCGTGGCTTGAGTGGTGGGACGGCCAATGGCGCAGCTGGGACCCCACCAACCACAAGCCGGCCGGCGATTACCACGTCACGGTGGCCAAGGGCCGGGATTACCGTGACGTACCGCCTTTGAAGGGCATTCTGTCGGGCGGCGGGGGATCGGCGCTGAGTGTCAGCGTGGAGATCACCCGGCTCGCTTAG
- a CDS encoding pyridoxamine 5'-phosphate oxidase family protein, whose protein sequence is MSSESMSEVHSLDHRECWDLLRTVSVGRLAVLVNGQPDIFPINYTVDGGTLVFRTGEGTKLAGASGGAQVALEADGVDAVSGLAWSVVAKGPAAVITGTEDILDTAALYLFPWQAGKKDAFIRINPDSITGRRFKVTAPMTWWTQLSGAVRTAPE, encoded by the coding sequence ATGAGCAGCGAGTCAATGTCAGAAGTGCACAGTTTGGATCACCGCGAGTGCTGGGACCTGTTGCGGACAGTCTCAGTCGGACGGCTGGCCGTCCTGGTGAACGGCCAGCCGGACATCTTTCCCATTAACTACACGGTCGACGGCGGGACGCTCGTGTTCCGCACCGGCGAAGGAACCAAACTGGCCGGTGCGTCCGGCGGCGCCCAGGTGGCATTGGAAGCCGATGGAGTAGATGCCGTGAGCGGGCTGGCCTGGAGCGTTGTGGCCAAGGGGCCGGCCGCGGTCATCACGGGCACAGAGGACATCCTGGATACCGCAGCCCTTTACCTGTTCCCGTGGCAGGCAGGAAAGAAGGACGCCTTCATCCGGATAAACCCGGACTCCATTACGGGACGGCGGTTCAAGGTCACCGCACCCATGACCTGGTGGACGCAACTCAGCGGCGCCGTCAGGACGGCCCCGGAGTAA
- a CDS encoding SDR family NAD(P)-dependent oxidoreductase: MSSPDLTPEEIQACLKVLNSIHVYDEEHPDFVSVRRATGKMFKAVKRHRRVTKRDLISEADRAVLAQTATAAPDRIDDETRGNKLETSATGKVAGHLIRSRPCYICKQHYTQVDAFYHQLCPECAAFSHTKRDARTDLTGRRALLTGGRAKIGMYIALRLLRDGAHTTITTRFPKDAARRFAAMEDSAEWLHRLRIVGIDLRDPSQVMALTDSIDAAGPLDIIINNAAQTVRRSGNAYKPLVDAEDEPLPAALEPGSGGPELVTFGHAHDKHPLALASSVTEHPVLAGDAITSLALSTGSASLERIASGTAIDAGGLVPDLGAINSWTQVVDEVDPLEMLEVQLCNVTAPFLLVSRLRPAMKRSTAHRKYIVNVSAMEGQFSRAYKGPGHPHTNMAKAALNMMTRTSAQEMLESDGILMTAVDTGWITDERPHVTKVRLMEEGFHAPLDLVDGAARVYDPIVMGEKGEDQYGVFLKDYKPSPW, encoded by the coding sequence ATGAGCTCCCCCGATTTAACGCCTGAGGAAATCCAGGCCTGCCTCAAGGTCTTGAACAGCATTCACGTCTACGACGAGGAACATCCGGACTTCGTCTCCGTGCGCCGTGCCACCGGGAAGATGTTCAAGGCCGTCAAGCGGCACCGCCGGGTCACCAAGCGCGACCTGATTTCCGAAGCCGACCGGGCGGTGCTGGCACAGACGGCAACCGCGGCTCCGGACCGGATCGACGACGAAACCCGCGGAAACAAGCTGGAGACGTCTGCCACCGGTAAGGTTGCCGGCCACCTCATCCGTTCACGCCCGTGCTACATCTGCAAGCAGCACTACACCCAGGTGGATGCGTTCTACCACCAGCTCTGCCCCGAGTGCGCGGCGTTCAGCCACACCAAGCGTGACGCCCGCACCGACCTCACGGGCCGGCGCGCCCTCCTGACCGGCGGACGGGCAAAAATCGGCATGTACATCGCCCTGCGCCTGTTGCGGGACGGTGCGCATACCACCATCACCACCCGTTTCCCCAAGGATGCTGCCCGCCGGTTCGCCGCCATGGAAGACAGCGCCGAATGGCTGCACCGGCTTCGGATCGTTGGCATCGACCTCCGCGACCCCTCCCAGGTGATGGCCCTGACCGACTCGATCGACGCTGCCGGCCCCCTGGACATCATCATCAACAACGCTGCCCAGACCGTTCGCCGCTCCGGCAACGCCTATAAGCCGCTGGTGGATGCCGAGGACGAGCCGCTTCCGGCAGCGCTGGAGCCTGGCAGCGGCGGGCCGGAACTGGTGACGTTTGGGCATGCCCATGACAAGCACCCCCTCGCGCTGGCCAGCAGCGTCACCGAGCACCCGGTACTGGCTGGAGATGCCATCACGTCCCTGGCATTGTCCACCGGCTCCGCATCTCTGGAGCGGATTGCGTCCGGAACCGCCATCGACGCCGGTGGACTCGTCCCCGACCTTGGCGCCATCAACAGCTGGACCCAGGTGGTGGACGAGGTAGACCCCCTGGAAATGCTGGAAGTTCAGCTCTGCAACGTCACGGCACCCTTCCTGTTGGTCAGCCGGCTGCGTCCGGCCATGAAGCGATCCACCGCGCACCGGAAGTACATCGTCAACGTCTCCGCCATGGAAGGCCAGTTCTCGCGCGCCTACAAGGGGCCCGGGCATCCGCACACCAACATGGCCAAGGCGGCGCTGAACATGATGACCCGGACCAGCGCGCAGGAAATGCTGGAATCCGACGGCATCCTGATGACCGCGGTGGACACGGGCTGGATCACCGACGAGCGCCCCCACGTCACCAAGGTCCGGCTGATGGAGGAAGGCTTCCACGCCCCGCTGGACCTCGTTGACGGAGCCGCGCGCGTCTACGATCCCATTGTGATGGGCGAAAAAGGCGAGGACCAGTATGGCGTTTTCCTGAAGGACTATAAGCCCAGTCCCTGGTAA
- the glgC gene encoding glucose-1-phosphate adenylyltransferase — MPLNKKVLAIVLAGGEGNRLMPLTADRAKPAVPFAGSYRLIDFALSNLVNSRYLQIVVLTQYKSHSLDRHISETWRMSTQLGNYVASVPAQQRVGKSWFLGSANAIYQSLNLIHDANPDIVVVVGADHVYRMDFAQMVDQHVKSGAKATVAAVRQPLSMADQFGVIEVDQENPQKIAAFVEKPATTPGLAADPTQFLASMGNYVFDADALVEALHVDAERLDTKHDMGGDIIPYFVNQGDAGVYDFTLNDIPGSTERDRTYWRDVGTIDSFYDAHMDLISPLPVFNLYNSEWPIYTRQTISPPAKFVRGQKNTVGTALDSIVSNGVVISGGVVEGSVLSNDVFVGTRSRVIDSVLMDKVNVGEGAVINRAIIDKYVKIPAGAAIGLDPELDRARGFKVTESGITVLAKGQQVPEPGEEELALSARNLHLVPNAVKAATANYPDLRESVDQTAEIHAKTAAEVSPGARRS; from the coding sequence ATGCCGTTGAACAAAAAAGTCCTGGCCATTGTCCTCGCTGGCGGCGAGGGAAACCGGCTCATGCCACTGACGGCAGACCGGGCAAAACCTGCTGTGCCCTTTGCCGGCAGCTACCGCCTGATCGACTTTGCCCTGTCCAACCTGGTGAATTCGCGCTACCTGCAGATCGTTGTGCTCACCCAGTACAAATCGCACAGCCTTGACCGACATATATCCGAGACCTGGCGGATGTCCACCCAACTGGGCAACTACGTGGCATCCGTCCCGGCCCAACAGCGTGTAGGCAAGAGCTGGTTCCTGGGCAGCGCCAACGCCATCTACCAGTCCCTGAACCTGATCCACGACGCCAATCCCGACATCGTGGTGGTGGTCGGCGCAGACCACGTCTACCGCATGGACTTCGCCCAGATGGTTGACCAGCACGTCAAGAGCGGCGCCAAGGCCACCGTTGCCGCGGTGCGCCAGCCCTTGAGCATGGCCGACCAGTTCGGTGTGATCGAAGTGGACCAGGAAAACCCGCAAAAGATCGCCGCTTTTGTGGAGAAACCCGCCACCACACCGGGACTCGCCGCCGACCCCACACAGTTCCTGGCATCGATGGGCAACTACGTCTTCGACGCCGACGCCCTGGTGGAAGCACTCCACGTTGACGCCGAACGCCTGGACACCAAGCACGACATGGGCGGGGACATCATCCCCTACTTCGTTAACCAGGGTGACGCAGGAGTCTACGACTTCACCCTCAACGACATCCCCGGTTCCACCGAGCGTGACCGCACTTACTGGCGCGACGTCGGCACCATCGACTCCTTCTATGACGCCCACATGGACCTCATCTCCCCCCTTCCGGTCTTCAACCTGTACAACTCCGAGTGGCCCATCTACACCCGGCAGACCATTTCCCCGCCGGCAAAGTTCGTCCGCGGGCAGAAAAACACGGTCGGAACGGCGCTGGATTCGATCGTTTCCAACGGCGTGGTCATTTCCGGCGGCGTGGTGGAGGGCTCAGTGCTTTCCAACGACGTCTTTGTGGGAACCAGAAGTCGCGTGATCGACTCGGTGCTGATGGACAAGGTAAACGTCGGCGAGGGCGCCGTGATCAACCGGGCCATCATCGACAAATACGTCAAGATCCCGGCCGGTGCTGCGATTGGGCTGGATCCGGAGCTTGACCGCGCCAGGGGCTTCAAGGTGACCGAATCAGGAATCACCGTGCTGGCCAAGGGCCAGCAGGTGCCGGAACCTGGCGAGGAAGAGCTTGCCCTCTCGGCCCGGAACCTGCACCTGGTTCCCAACGCCGTCAAGGCTGCCACCGCCAACTATCCTGACCTGCGGGAATCCGTGGACCAGACCGCGGAGATCCACGCAAAAACGGCAGCGGAGGTTTCGCCCGGCGCCCGCCGTTCCTGA